GTAGACCGCCATGTCGGTGACGCCATTGGCCTCATCCGCCGTCAGCAGCTTGGTCTCGACCAGCTTCGCCGCCGGTACAGTTTCCTTCTCGCCGGCGCGCACGGTATCGGCGTTGAGCGACAGTTCCGGATTGGCCGCGATGAAGGCATCGAGCTTGGCATCCGGCACCTTGACGGCGCCGCGCTTCAGCGGATAGCCGGCATCGTGGAGCGCGATGTTGACGCCCTTCTCGAAGGCGGCGGTCATGCCCTTGGCCTTGTCGCCGGCGGCGACGACGTCGAAGCTCGTAATCGTCCCGTTGCCGACCTTCACCGTTGCCGGCTGACCGGCGGGGCCGGGAACGACATCATAAGGCACCGAGTTTTTCGTCAGGAATGCCGTCGCCACGTCGCAGGAATTGGTGAACTTCGACGTGCCGGTCGGATTGAACTGGAATTTACAATCCGTCGGATCGGCCGTAACCGTTGCCCGGATCGAGGCCTGTGCTTCGGCAAGCGCCGGGTTCGCCGTCCAGGTCATCGCCTTGAACAGCGGATTATAGGTCACCGCCGCGATGAGAAGGCCCGCCATTATGATCGGCTTGCGGCCGATCTTGTCGGAGAGGCCACCGAAGATGACGAAGAATGGCGTCGCGAGGAAGAGCGCGATGGCGACCATGATATTGGCCGACTGCAGGTCTACCTTCAGGACGTTCTGCAGGAAGAACAGTGCATAGAACTGGCCGCCGTACCAGACGACCGCCTGGCCCATGGTGGCGCCGAGAAGCGCGATGATCGCGATCTTGGCATTTTTCCATGTCCCGAAGGCTTCGGTTAGCGGCGCCTTGGAGCCCTTGCCTTCCGCCTTCATCTTCTGAAACGCCGGCGATTCGTTCATCTTCAAGCGGATCCAGACCGAAACGCCGAGCAGAACGACCGATACCAGGAACGGAATGCGCCAGCCCCAGGCAGCAAATTGAACCGCGCCCATCAGATATTGCACCAGGACGATGATGATCAGCGACAGGAACAGGCCGAGCGTCGCCGTCGTCTGGATCCATGACGTGAAATAACCGCGGCGCCCGTTCGGCGCATGTTCGGCGACATAGGTGGCAGCACCGCCATATTCACCGCCAAGCGCCAGACCCTGGAGCAGGCGCAGCCCGATCAGGATGATCGGCGCCGCGATGCCGATGGTGGCGGCACCCGGCAGGATACCGACGAGGAAGGTCGACAGACCCATGATCAGGATCGTCACCAGGAAGGTATATTTGCGGCCGACCAGATCGCCGAGACGGCCGAACACCAGCGCGCCGAAGGGACGCACCAGGAAGCCGGCGGCAAAGGCGAGCAGCGTGAAGATGTTGCGCGTCGCCTCGGGATATTGGGTGAAATAGGTCGCGCCGATATAGGTGGCGAGGGAACCATAGAGATAGAAATCATACCATTCGAAAACGGTGCCGAGCGAAGAAGCGAAGATGACCTTCTTCTCCTCCCTCGTCATCGGACCGGCCTTCGCGCCGTCGATGCTTGCGACATTTGCCATTGTCTGTCCTCCACAGAGTGATGAAAACGCGCGCGACCTACTCTCCTCAAAGCAGACCCCTGGCCGCGACACGCCTGACGAGAGTGTGCCAGAAACGACAGATCAAAAAGAGAGAGGCTTTGGGATTATGACTTTAGTCTAACGGGGGCGAGCTTTGGCAGCCAGCGACGCGATCCTCCGGCCCAGGTTACGCCCTCAGCGCTTGCGCCGGCGATTGCCGGTAGGCGAGCACTGCCGGCAGCGCGGCAAGAATTGTGGCAAAGACGAGCAGCACCGCCGCAAGCCCGGCGTCGTCACGGACGAAGCCGACCGGGATGGCCATCCCGCTCGTCTGCGAGATCATGGCGGACAAGGTCAGCGCCGCGGCAAACCCAAGTGCAAATCCGAGCCCGATGCCGACTGCCACCACGAAGAAGAACTCCAACCAGACGATGCCGAAAATCGCGCCGCGCGGAGCGCCGAAGGCCCTCAGCGCGCCGATCTGGCGGCGGCGCTGGCCGATATGGATGACCGTGACCAGCACCAGCGAGGCTGCGACGAGAGCTTGGGCGCCGGCAGCGACCGCGACGAGGATCTGCTTGGCGTCGCCGAGCGTGGCGTAGAGATTGGTCAGCACCTCGCCGGGGAAGACGGCGACGGTATTGCCGCTGCGATAGTCCTGCCGCAGCTTGTAGGCATCGGCGATCGTCTTCGGTTTTACCAGAATGGCGGGAAGGCCCGGAGCATCTGCAGCCCATTTCTCGTCAAGTACGGCATCCGGGTCGATCTCGCCGTGATGCTCATGCTGGTGGGGATCGGCGCCGGCATGCTCATGATCGTGTCCGGTCGCCCCCGCGCTTTCATGCTCGCTCGCCCCCAGACCATGGATATGCCAGACAGCCTGGATCGGAACCAGAATGGCCCGGTCCCAGGCGGTGCCTGTCGGCCGCAAGCGGCCGACGATATGATAAACGAGTTCGGTATGGGTCTCGCCGCCCTCTTCCACCGAACCGTGCATCGGCTTGATCTCAGCCCCGAGCGAAAGCTTGACGGCGGAGCCGATCACTGCCTCCCCCTCGCGCGCGAAAACCGTACCCTCGGCAAAGCCGCCGGACAGCTTGTCCGCCAGCGTCACCGTCGTGCCGACGATCGGATAGCCGGAGAAGGAATCACCGAAGCCGATCGGGACTGCCCAGTCGACACGGGGATCGGCGGCGAGCCTGACCAGCACGTCACCCGGCATCAGCGGCAAAGGCGAGGGCTGCAGGAAGACGGAGGACAGCACCAGCTGCGTCTCGCTGCCGCCTGCGCCGATGACGAGATCGAACTTGTCGGCGGCGCGCGCGCTGCCGAGACGAAGCGCCCGCTCCTGCAGCACGACGCAAACGCCGAGCGCCGTCGCCAGCGCCACCAGCAGCACGACCACCAGCGACCCCGCCCAGAGGCGGCGAAGATCGGCAAGGATGAAGCGGATCATACAGCCTCTCCCGCCGCTGCAGCGGAATCGTCGCTGATCCGGCCGGAGCCGAAGGTGATGCGCCGGTCGAGGCGGCTGGCCAGGCGCAGATCATGCGAAACGATGATCAGCGTGCTGCCTTCGGCCGCGGCAAGATCGAGGATGAGATCGCCGACCGTCTCGCCGCTTTCGGCATCAAGGCTCGCTGTCGGCTCGTCAGCGATGATGACGCCGGGCTTGCGCAGCAGCGCCCGGGCGATCGCCACGCGCTGCATCTCGCCGCGCGACATGGTTTCGATCTTCTGGCCTGGGCGGGAAAGATCGACCGAACTCAAAAGCGCATGCGCCCGCTCGATGACGGCGGGGGTGGCGGCCCAAGCAAGCCGCGCCGGCAAAAGCACATTTTCCACCGCCGACAGGCCGGGGAAGAGATAGAACTCCTGCATGACCAGGCCGATATTGGCGGCGCGGAACCGATCGCGCCGGCTCTCGGAAAAACTGGCGATATCCTCGCCGTTCCAGCGGATGCGGCCCCGGCGTGTTCGCTCCAGCCCGGCAACGATATTGACGAAGGTGCTCTTGCCGGAGCCGGACGCACCTGTGATGGCGACCCTGCTGCCGGCATCGATCGAAAGACGACCGATTGCCAGCGCCGGCGAGGACAGGCCCGAGAAGGTGACGTCAAGGTTTTCGATATCAAGAGCGAGCATATCGGATCAGACAGAAAAATATTCGGCCTGGCGGATACGCAACAGGCTGACGAAGCCGGTGTCCGGATCCGTCCAGGAGCCGTATTCCAGCGTGCCGCGCACCTCGATCGTCTGGCGCGGCTGCACGAAGGTCTGTTTCTCCAAGAGATAGACGACGACGATATTATCCGGCCAGTCCGCATCCGAGGAGCAGAAGGGGCAGAGCGACATCGGCACTTCGGTCAACACGAAGAACTGCGCCTCGGCCTTCAGCGGCGGCGCCATGAAGCCCTTCATGCTGATTTCCTGCTCGGCGAGGCGCTTCACCTTGTCGGAGAATTCAAGGCCGAGTACCCCGAACTTGCCATAGAGCTCGTCGAAGGAGAGCGAGGGATCGGCAGCGCGAACGACGGAAGCGGTAAAAGGAAGCGCAACGGCGGCGCCGATCAGCCGGCGGCGGCTGAGATGCAGCGAAGAGAATATATCCATAGCGACCTCCAGGAAGCAAATCCCGGCCGTTAGCGCATCGTGCTTTCTGAAAATCGGAATCGATTTTCAGAAAGCACGATGCGTAGATTCAAAGTGTTACAGCGTCCTTTGCGCATCTGAAAAGACGCGCGGCGCTGTAGCCGGCCGGATAATAATCGACAAGAAAGGCAAGGCCGCCAAGCGGCCTTGCCGGATCGGCTTGCGATCAGTTCGTCTGCTTGGCGCCGAGAGCGAAGGTGTCGGCGAGCACGCGATAGACGTCGCTCTGTTCGAGGTAGCCATGGAACTCTTCCGAGCCCGGGCCGGCCGACTGCAGGACGACGTCGTCGACCGCATGGACGCCGCTCTCGCTGCTCTTCGGAAGATTGCCCTGAACGAAGACCGCGCCGGGAACATCCTTGTACTGTTCGTTGGCGACATATTCCTTCTTTTCGTTCTGGACGGCCGGAACGAAGGGACCGTCGAGCTTCGGACGGAAGGTTTCGTAGTGGTCAGGGCCGTTATTGGCACTTAGAAACAAGCGGCGGCTGACGTCGATCTTATCAGGGTATCCGTCGCCGTTTTCGTCCTTGTAGTTCGGGAAACCAGCCTCGGCATAGGTCCCGACCTTTTCGCGCATTTCGGTGCCGGGCTTCTCATCATCGACGGTGCCGATGATCGAGACACCATGCGTATGGTCACCGGTGACGACAATCAGCGTATCGGGATGAGCCTTCTGGAATTCGCGGGCGACGCCGATCGCCTGGTCGAATTCGATGGTTTCGACGACGGCGCGATCCCAATCGAGCGGATGCGACATCTTGTCGATCGAGGAACCTTCGACCATCAGGAAGAAACCATCAGGATTCTTGGAGAGGCGGTCGATCGCAACCTTGGTCATGGCGACGAGACCCGGCTGGTTCGGGAACTTGTCGACGGTGCCCTTCTTCAGGAACTCGCGGTCGAGCGTCACGTCCATATTGCCGGTGTGGAAGAGCCCGAGGAGATTGCCTTCGGCCGACGCATTGGCTGCGAGCTCGTTCTTGTCGGTCGCAAGCTTGTAACCGGCATCCTGAAACAGCTTGATGTAGTCCTGGTTGTCCTTGCGCTTGGAACCGGCGACCTCCTTGCCGAGGAAATAGGCCGAGCCGCCGCCGAGCAGGACTTCAGGCTTGACGCCGAGCAGCATGCCGACGACGTCGGCCTTGTCATTGCGGTTACGGGTATGGGAAACAACAGCAGCCGGCGTGGCGTCTTCGACTTCGGCGGTTGCGACGATGCCGATCGACTTCTTGGTCATGCGGCGAACGGCTTCCGCGAAGGTTTCGACACGCGGGTCGTCCAGCGAGGCCGGCGTACGGTCCGCGTAAACGCCGATCGCGTTGACGGCCGTCTTGTGGCCCGTCATGTAGGCCGACATGGTGTTGGCGGAGTCGGTGGCAACGGCATTCGTCGCCGAGGTGCCGACAAAGGCCATGCGATCAAGATCGTCCATGTTCAGACGGCCATTCGCCTTACCTTCGGTCATGCCCTTGGACATGATGCGGGCGGCGGTGCGATGCGCGACGGAAAGACCATCGCCGAGCAGGAAGATGATGTTCTTAGCCTTTGGCTGACCAGCGGTTTCGTAAACGTTCCAGGTGACGGATTTCGTTTCGTCGCCGGCAGCGACCTCGACCTTGTAGGCGCCTGGAGCGGAAATCTTCAGGCCGCGCAGCAGGAGAGCGGAGCCGAGAGCCTTGTCATCCTTGCCCTTTTCCAGCTCGACGAACCGTGCCTCGCCCCCGAGGACGGTTTTGTAGTCCTGACCGTTGACCGTGATCTTCACGTCTTCGGGCTTGACCTGCTTGTTGAGTTCGACCTTGAAATCGAATGGCGAACCGGCAAGAATCGTCGCGCGATCAAGCGGATAGACCGTCGTCGCCTGAGCGGCGCCCGCAAGGATGGTGGTGGCCGCAAAAGCGGCAGGAAGCGTACGCATGGAAAACCCCCGTTTTCGTTGCAGACAGTAACAACCGGGCCGGGATATCTCTCGAGGATGACAGCGGCATGACAAAATGTCGCAGCATTGTGGCCGCCGCTTTCGCCGTCCGGCTCTGACCGCAAAAACCTTGACTCCTGTGGAAAACCTTCTAAGAGCAACAACGGAAAAGGAATCTCCATGGTTCACGACGAACATGCCATTGCCGACCGCAATGACCGGGCACAGTTTGCCGGGGTGGACATTGCCGTTCCGGTTTCTGCCAAAACCAAGGCCAAAACGACGACGAAAACCGTCTGATGTCTCTGGCCTGCCGCTCTCTCCCCGGCTCGGCTGGGGACAGGAAGACGCGATCCGTCGCGCCTTTCCCCTCACCGGAAAAGAGGAGAGAAGAGAAAGAGAGCTTGAGAAATGGGTTTCAAAGTAGCAGTTGCGGGAGCGACCGGAAACGTCGGCCGGGAGATTCTCAACATCCTCTCCGAGCGGGGCTTCCCCGCCGATGAGGTCGTGGCGCTTGCCTCCTCGCGTTCGCAGGGTACCGAAGTTTCCTACGGTGACCGGACGCTGAAGGTATCCAATATGGAGAATTACGATTTCTCCGATACCGACATCTGCCTGATGTCGGCCGGCGGTGAGATCTCCAAGAAGTTCTCGCCGAAGATCGGCCAGCAGGGCTGCGTTGTCATCGACAATTCCTCGGCCTGGCGTTACGACGCCGACGTGCCGCTGATCGTGCCGGAAGTGAACCCGGATGCCATCAGCCTGTTCACCAAGCGCAACATCATCGCCAATCCGAATTGCTCGACTGCCCAGCTGGTGGTGGCGTTGAAGCCGCTGCATGACTTCGCCAAGATCAAGCGTGTCGTTATCTCGACCTACCAGTCGGTCTCCGGCGCCGGCAAGGACGGCATGGACGAGCTCTTCAATCAGACACGCGCCGTTTTTGTCGCCGATCCGATCGAAAATAAGAAGTTCACCAAGCGTATCGCCTTCAACGTCATTCCGCACATCGATAGCTTCATGGAAGACGGCTACACCAAGGAAGAGTGGAAGGTGCTGGCCGAGACGAAGAAGATGCTCGACCCGAAGATCAAGGTGACCTGCACGGCAGTGCGCGTGCCGGTTTTCATCGGCCATTCGGAATCGGTCAATATCGAGTTCGAAAACGAGATCACCGCCGACCAGGCCCGTGACATCCTGCGCGATGCGCCGGGCTGCCTCGTCATCGACAAGCGCGAGGACGGCGGCTACATCACGCCTTATGAATCCGCCGGCGAGGACGCGACCTACATCTCGCGCATCCGCGAAGATGCGACGGTCGAAAACGGCCTCAACATCTGGGTGGTCTCCGACAATCTGCGCAAGGGTGCGGCATTGAACGCCATCCAGATCGCTGAGCTGCTCGTCAATCGTGGCCTTGTCAAACCGCGCAAGCAGGCCGCCTGATACCATTTGTAAACCATAATATGCTAAAGCCCTGCTGATGAAGGCAGGGCTTTTTGCCGAACAGTAAGCGCCCTTATCCATAAGCGCTTACTGAAAGGTGATCGTGACAAGATCGCCGTCGGCTGGCATTCTGCCTGGCGTCAAGCCAAGCTATGCCGCCCGAAACCGATAGCGGTTTTGGGACAAAGGCATGAACAGAACAAAGATTTAAGGCGCGTCGCATGGTTCTGATGGCCGCGGCGCGCTTCAGCAGACCGGAGCGGGGTTTCTCATGCGCATGACAACATTCCTTCTGGCCGCATCTATGGCAGCCGGCGTCCTCCACGCGCTGCCGGCAGCGGCCCAGGGCGCCCAATGCGGCAACAATAGCAGCGGTTTCAGTGCATGGGTCGCCGACTTCAAGCAGGAAGCGGCGGCAAACGGCGTCAGCCGCTCGGTCCTCGACCGCGCCTTCGCCAACGTCAATTACAACAAACCGACGATCGCCGCCGACCGCGGCCAGAAGAGCTTCAAACTCTCCTTCGACGCGTTCATGCAGAAGCGCGGCGGTGCCACCGTCATTTCCCGCGGCCGCAGCATGAAGGCCGCCAACCAGGCACTTTTTGCCTCGATTGAACGCCGTTTCGGCGTTCCGTCCGGCCCGCTGATCGCGATCTGGGGCATGGAGACCGGTTTTGGCAGCTATATGGGCAACCAGCATACGCTGTCGGCTGTTTCGACCCTTGCCTATGACTGCCGTCGTTCGGACTATTTCACCGACCAGCTCTATGCCGCGCTCCAGCTCGTCTCCGAGGGCTATCTGAGCCCGCAGGCCAAGGGTGCTGCCCACGGTGAAATCGGCCAGACGCAGTTTCTGCCGCGCAATGTCGTACGCTTCGGCGCCGATGGCGACGGCGACGGCCGCGTCGACATGGTCGGTTCCCGCGCCGATGCCCTGGCCTCGACTGCGAATTTCCTCAAAGGCCATGGCTGGAGCGCCGGCGCCGGCTATCAGCCCGGAGAGCCGAATTTCGTCGCCATCCAGGGCTGGAACGCCGCCAGCGTCTACCAGCAGGCGATCGCCTATATCGGCCAGCAGATCGACGGCAAATAGGCCCTCATCGACAACGATACCCGAAAACGCCGCTGCGACATGCGGCGTTTTTCATGTTCGGGTATCAAAACCGCCGCCCGACGCCTTCTTGCGTCGCTCCTCCTTCGCCGGCGCCTGCACGATCGGTCCCGAAACGACGCAGTTGCGGCCGGAGGCCTTGGCGGCATAGAGCGCCAGATCAGCGCGTTTGACCAGATCCTCGAAGTTCCGGTTGGCGGCTTCATTTGCCCGGCCGGCGCATCCGAAACTCGCCGTCACCTTGAGAACATCGCCGCTCTCCAAAGATATTTCCGCCGCTTCGATCGCCAGCCGCACGCGCTCGGCAATGATTGCAGCATCGTCAGGCGTCGAATCCGGCAGAAGCGCCAAAAACTCCTCGCCGCCATGGCGCACCAGCAGATCGAAGGAGCGAAAATTTTGACGCGCGACGCCCGCGACCTGCCGGAGCACGGCATCGCCGGCATCATGCCCGTTGATATCGTTGACCTTCTTGAAATGATCGAGGTCGAAGAGGACGACGGAGATCCAGCGCGACCCGTGCTCGGCCTGCGTCAGAAGCGCCGATGCGGCGACCTCGAAGCCGCGCCTGTTGTACAAGCCAGTCAGAAGATCGGTCTGGGCGGCGTTGCGCAACTCGCTGACCAGTGTCTCGCGATCCCGCGTCAGCCGGTCGATCAGGCGCAGGCCCCTTGCCGCCAGCGTCATCACCAATGTGGCGAGAAGCAACAGGCCGGCACACAGCCCCAGGATCAGCGTCAGATGTATATGCGCGCGCGTCGACAAGTTTTCGCCGGTCTCATGAATATCTTTTGCGGCCTCGACCATCTTCTGCTGCAGGAAGATCATGCGTTCGCTCTGCGCAGTAGCCCAGACGTCGCGCACTACGCGCGTCGGCTGCGATCCGGCAAGGATCGCATCGGTGATCGCATTCGCCTTCACCTGGTCGCTACGGGCAAGATAGGCAACGATGTCGCGCACGATCGGCGCCGTGGAATGAAAGACCATGTGGTCCATGCCCTCACCGAGCATTACCTTGCCCTGTACGAACAGCTCCACCGGAAACCGCGCGGAAACACGGTGATCGAGGTAGCGGGTGCCGACGCCGGTAATCAGTCTTT
This Rhizobium sp. NZLR1 DNA region includes the following protein-coding sequences:
- a CDS encoding MFS transporter, producing MANVASIDGAKAGPMTREEKKVIFASSLGTVFEWYDFYLYGSLATYIGATYFTQYPEATRNIFTLLAFAAGFLVRPFGALVFGRLGDLVGRKYTFLVTILIMGLSTFLVGILPGAATIGIAAPIILIGLRLLQGLALGGEYGGAATYVAEHAPNGRRGYFTSWIQTTATLGLFLSLIIIVLVQYLMGAVQFAAWGWRIPFLVSVVLLGVSVWIRLKMNESPAFQKMKAEGKGSKAPLTEAFGTWKNAKIAIIALLGATMGQAVVWYGGQFYALFFLQNVLKVDLQSANIMVAIALFLATPFFVIFGGLSDKIGRKPIIMAGLLIAAVTYNPLFKAMTWTANPALAEAQASIRATVTADPTDCKFQFNPTGTSKFTNSCDVATAFLTKNSVPYDVVPGPAGQPATVKVGNGTITSFDVVAAGDKAKGMTAAFEKGVNIALHDAGYPLKRGAVKVPDAKLDAFIAANPELSLNADTVRAGEKETVPAAKLVETKLLTADEANGVTDMAVYNVANGGSFAMTADPARVNWTGTIAILFVLVLYVTMVYGPIAALLVELFPTRIRYTGMSLPYHIGNGWFGGLLPATAFAMSAAAGDIYYGLWYPIVFASITLVIGLLFLPETKNRDIHAMD
- a CDS encoding FtsX-like permease family protein, producing MIRFILADLRRLWAGSLVVVLLVALATALGVCVVLQERALRLGSARAADKFDLVIGAGGSETQLVLSSVFLQPSPLPLMPGDVLVRLAADPRVDWAVPIGFGDSFSGYPIVGTTVTLADKLSGGFAEGTVFAREGEAVIGSAVKLSLGAEIKPMHGSVEEGGETHTELVYHIVGRLRPTGTAWDRAILVPIQAVWHIHGLGASEHESAGATGHDHEHAGADPHQHEHHGEIDPDAVLDEKWAADAPGLPAILVKPKTIADAYKLRQDYRSGNTVAVFPGEVLTNLYATLGDAKQILVAVAAGAQALVAASLVLVTVIHIGQRRRQIGALRAFGAPRGAIFGIVWLEFFFVVAVGIGLGFALGFAAALTLSAMISQTSGMAIPVGFVRDDAGLAAVLLVFATILAALPAVLAYRQSPAQALRA
- a CDS encoding ATP-binding cassette domain-containing protein, with product MLALDIENLDVTFSGLSSPALAIGRLSIDAGSRVAITGASGSGKSTFVNIVAGLERTRRGRIRWNGEDIASFSESRRDRFRAANIGLVMQEFYLFPGLSAVENVLLPARLAWAATPAVIERAHALLSSVDLSRPGQKIETMSRGEMQRVAIARALLRKPGVIIADEPTASLDAESGETVGDLILDLAAAEGSTLIIVSHDLRLASRLDRRITFGSGRISDDSAAAAGEAV
- a CDS encoding alkaline phosphatase — protein: MRTLPAAFAATTILAGAAQATTVYPLDRATILAGSPFDFKVELNKQVKPEDVKITVNGQDYKTVLGGEARFVELEKGKDDKALGSALLLRGLKISAPGAYKVEVAAGDETKSVTWNVYETAGQPKAKNIIFLLGDGLSVAHRTAARIMSKGMTEGKANGRLNMDDLDRMAFVGTSATNAVATDSANTMSAYMTGHKTAVNAIGVYADRTPASLDDPRVETFAEAVRRMTKKSIGIVATAEVEDATPAAVVSHTRNRNDKADVVGMLLGVKPEVLLGGGSAYFLGKEVAGSKRKDNQDYIKLFQDAGYKLATDKNELAANASAEGNLLGLFHTGNMDVTLDREFLKKGTVDKFPNQPGLVAMTKVAIDRLSKNPDGFFLMVEGSSIDKMSHPLDWDRAVVETIEFDQAIGVAREFQKAHPDTLIVVTGDHTHGVSIIGTVDDEKPGTEMREKVGTYAEAGFPNYKDENGDGYPDKIDVSRRLFLSANNGPDHYETFRPKLDGPFVPAVQNEKKEYVANEQYKDVPGAVFVQGNLPKSSESGVHAVDDVVLQSAGPGSEEFHGYLEQSDVYRVLADTFALGAKQTN
- a CDS encoding aspartate-semialdehyde dehydrogenase, translating into MGFKVAVAGATGNVGREILNILSERGFPADEVVALASSRSQGTEVSYGDRTLKVSNMENYDFSDTDICLMSAGGEISKKFSPKIGQQGCVVIDNSSAWRYDADVPLIVPEVNPDAISLFTKRNIIANPNCSTAQLVVALKPLHDFAKIKRVVISTYQSVSGAGKDGMDELFNQTRAVFVADPIENKKFTKRIAFNVIPHIDSFMEDGYTKEEWKVLAETKKMLDPKIKVTCTAVRVPVFIGHSESVNIEFENEITADQARDILRDAPGCLVIDKREDGGYITPYESAGEDATYISRIREDATVENGLNIWVVSDNLRKGAALNAIQIAELLVNRGLVKPRKQAA
- a CDS encoding lytic transglycosylase domain-containing protein is translated as MRMTTFLLAASMAAGVLHALPAAAQGAQCGNNSSGFSAWVADFKQEAAANGVSRSVLDRAFANVNYNKPTIAADRGQKSFKLSFDAFMQKRGGATVISRGRSMKAANQALFASIERRFGVPSGPLIAIWGMETGFGSYMGNQHTLSAVSTLAYDCRRSDYFTDQLYAALQLVSEGYLSPQAKGAAHGEIGQTQFLPRNVVRFGADGDGDGRVDMVGSRADALASTANFLKGHGWSAGAGYQPGEPNFVAIQGWNAASVYQQAIAYIGQQIDGK
- a CDS encoding GGDEF domain-containing protein: MKFETIKRVILAAIMLPFVFMLIEGVVVIRSSLRQYRDLEKDRQFADVLARGGSIAATEILSEIGATRLYLARPNNATAADMQRSRVTLDRERLAFYATLPSRDALDPGLAGELSILSLAYSRIVAARNAVDQGLYAGSDPGSIYWYAALKQLAVVDTLSPLISDPVLLEKSNQLMGILLTYYGERLITGVGTRYLDHRVSARFPVELFVQGKVMLGEGMDHMVFHSTAPIVRDIVAYLARSDQVKANAITDAILAGSQPTRVVRDVWATAQSERMIFLQQKMVEAAKDIHETGENLSTRAHIHLTLILGLCAGLLLLATLVMTLAARGLRLIDRLTRDRETLVSELRNAAQTDLLTGLYNRRGFEVAASALLTQAEHGSRWISVVLFDLDHFKKVNDINGHDAGDAVLRQVAGVARQNFRSFDLLVRHGGEEFLALLPDSTPDDAAIIAERVRLAIEAAEISLESGDVLKVTASFGCAGRANEAANRNFEDLVKRADLALYAAKASGRNCVVSGPIVQAPAKEERRKKASGGGFDTRT